A stretch of Tenrec ecaudatus isolate mTenEca1 chromosome 2, mTenEca1.hap1, whole genome shotgun sequence DNA encodes these proteins:
- the PSD2 gene encoding PH and SEC7 domain-containing protein 2 has translation MDEETQPPPLAGGSAALLDPSLELEATEALEVQNGLAAHSPEQETRSMLADPEEPVKGPDVARHGLSLGLSLTNGLALGAEANILEGSGESKSWGAGDLPEGDSASRGVCPDTEDSQLGVGDPGEPDVRDGFSATFEKIVESELLRGTQYSSLDSLDVLSLTDESDSCVSFEAPLTPLIQQRARESPEPGAGLGNGDLGPEGDLGASGGDGELGSPLRCSISSSRSENVLSHLSLTAVPNGFHEDGPQGPVGEEEEEEEEEEEEDTEKLLNSASDPSLKDGLSDSDSELSSSEGLEPGSTDPLANGCQGVSEAARRLARRLYHLEGFQRCDVARQLGKNNEFSRLVAGEYLSFFDFSGLTLDRALRTFLKAFPLMGETQERERVLTHFSRRYCQCNPEDSTSEDGIHTLTCALMLLNTDLHGHNIGKKMSCQQFIANLDRLNDGQDFAKDLLKTLYSSIKNEKLEWAIDEDELRKSLSELVDDKFGTGSKKVTRILDGGNPFLDVPQALSATTYKHSVLTRKTHADMDGKRTPRGRRGWKKFYAVLKGTILYLQKDEYRPDKALSEGDLKNAIRVHHALATRASDYSKKSNVLKLKTADWRVFLFQAPSKEEMLSWILRINLVAAIFSAPAFPAAVSSMKKFCRPLLPSCTTRLCQEEQLRSHEKKLRQVTAELAEHRRRPVEQAVKSKEAEEYRLKEHYLLFEKSRYETYIHLLAVKIKVGSDDLERIEARLATLEGDDPSLRKTHSSPALSQGHGPVTGSKATKDAPGPDT, from the exons ATGGATGAAGAGACgcagccccctcccctggctgggggcagtgctgctctCCTTGACCCCAGTCTGGAGCTGGAGGCCACAGAAGCTCTCGAGGTCCAGAACGGGCTGGCAGCACACAGCCCAGAGCAAGAAACAAGGAGCATGCTGGCGGACCCTGAGGAGCCTGTGAAGGGCCCAGACGTGGCCCGCCACGGCCTCAGCCTGGGCCTGTCTCTCACCAATGGCCTAGCCCTGGGTGCCGAGGCAAACATTCTAGAAGGTTCTGGGGAATCCAAGTCCTGGGGGGCTGGGGACCTGCCAGAGGGGGACAGTGCTTCCAGGGGTGTCTGCCCTGACACTGAAGACTCTCAGCTTGG GGTGGGTGACCCTGGGGAGCCGGATGTGCGAGATGGCTTCAGCGCCACCTTTGAGAAGATTGTGGAGTCGGAGCTGCTGCGGGGCACCCAGTACAGCAGCCTGGACTCGCTGGACGTGCTGAGCCTCACGGACGAGAGCGACAGCTGCGTCAGCTTCGAGGCCCCTCTCACGCCCCTCATCCAGCAGCGGGCCCGGGAGAGCCCAGAGCCAGGGGCCGGGCTGGGCAATGGGGACCTGGGGCCCGAGGGGGACCTGGGGGCTTCTGGCGGCGATGGGGAGCTAGGCAGCCCCCTGCGCTGTTCCATCTCCAGTAGCCGCTCCGAGAACGTCCTGAGCCACCTGTCTCTCACGGCCGTGCCCAACGGCTTCCATGAGGATGGGCCTCAGGGTCCAGtcggggaagaggaggaagaggaggaggaggaggaggaggaggacacggAGAAGCTGCTGAACTCAGCCAG tGACCCCAGCCTGAAGGACGGCCTGTCGGACTCAGACTCGGAGCTGAGCAGCTCGGAGGGGCTGGAGCCAGGCAGCACGGACCCGTTGGCCAACGGGTGCCAGGGAGTCAGCGAAGCCGCTCGCCGGCTGGCACGGCGCCTCTACCACCTTGAAGGCTTCCAGCGCTGCGACGTGGCCCGGCAGCTGGGCAAGAA CAATGAGTTCagcaggctggtggctggagagtACCTCAGTTTCTTCGACTTCTCGGGCCTGACTCTGGACCGAGCGCTCAG AACCTTCCTGAAGGCCTTCCCGCTGATGGGGGAGACGCAGGAGCGAGAGCGAGTCCTCACGCACTTTTCCCGCCGGTACTGCCAGTGCAACCCTGAGGACAGCACCTCAGAAG ACGGGATCCACACGCTCACCTGTGCCCTGATGCTGCTCAACACGGATCTGCATGGACAC AATATCGGCAAGAAGATGTCCTGCCAGCAGTTCATCGCCAACCTGGACCGTCTGAATGATGGCCAAGACTTTGCCAAAGACCTGCTGAAG ACCCTTTACAGCTCCATCAAGAATGAAAAGCTGGAATGGGCCAT TGATGAGGACGAGCTGAGGAAGTCACTGTCGGAGCTGGTGGATGACAAGTTTGGGACAGGCTCAAAGAAGGTGACAAGGATCCTGGATGGTGGCAACCCCTTTCTGGATGTCCCACAGGCTCTCAGTGCCACCACCTACAAGCACAGCGTGCTGACCAGGAAGACTCACGCCGACATGGATGGCAAGAGGA CTCCCCGAGGGAGGCGAGGCTGGAAGAAATTCTACGCGGTGCTGAAAGGAACCATCCTATACCTGCAGAAG GATGAGTACAGGCCCGACAAGGCCCTGTCCGAGGGCGACTTGAAGAACGCCATCCGTGTGCATCATGCCCTGGCCACCAGGGCCTCTGACTACAGCAAGAAGTCCAACGTGCTCAAGCTGAAGACTGCCgactggagggtcttcctcttccagGCCCC GAGCAAGGAAGAAATGCTATCCTGGATCCTTAGGATCAACCTGGTGGCTGCCATCTTCTCAGCCCCTGCCTTTCCAGCTGCCGTCAGCTCCATGAAGAAATTCTGTCGGCCCCTGCTGCCCTCCTGCACAACGCGTCTCTGCCAG GAGGAGCAGCTGCGGTCGCATGAGAAGAAGTTGAGGCAGGTGaccgcagagctggctgagcacagGCGCCGCCCCGTGGAGCAGGCTGTCAAGTCCAAGGAGGCGGAGGAGTACAGGCTGAAGGAGCACTACCTCCTGTTTGAG AAAAGCCGTTATGAGACCTATATCCATCTTCTGGCTGTGAAAATCAAAGTGGGCTCAGATGAC